The Chloroflexota bacterium genome contains a region encoding:
- a CDS encoding glycosyltransferase family 39 protein — MPNKIVLIAALVVTCVTIIAYQPAYRIQFYDGWWYLEWAATMDVPRYAIQFLDPANITQGYRPVQGLYMFILYRLFGFNPDGYHLAHTLLHSANAILLWLVVTRIGACAIGSACAFRVGVIAALAYAVSPVITLAVFWHAVVDPLSAFFYLLTILLWARYIKTRAPRDWVFAFVAYLFALFSKEVAVFLAPILFLIEWWVFRQKINLAQTAQRYALFLIVIIPYLFLVVSVQSHGEFSSQFGFKIGPHMLANLVPYLAVLTLPWTDAMPTERFYFAWLALIVVAYLSVALYKRSWVGLLIGLVALLNISPLTGFPLDYFNTRYLYLSLMSTAIIAALAFDSIARRFVPRRAFTMIAALVVAGVVLASSARVADAAATLAEYTRQVRVPFRDISRTHPTFPDDTYLYFIYSPMTTVWDFKGLFFVRYGKHVQVEATDSGALPELHAHAQSYIYYFDADGKPIELPVEKNIATRVAPTLPAQFGDTITLDSLDVSGVTLARGSALVVFLNWRATARVDTDYTVFANLVNAQGELVAASDAPPRRGEMPTSTWTPHRPVVDVVVMPIDARAPTGINYRLELGLYDAATTKRVPIVDAHGATLADKVVIESFSIAP, encoded by the coding sequence ATGCCCAACAAGATCGTCTTGATTGCTGCACTCGTCGTCACCTGTGTCACCATCATCGCGTATCAGCCCGCGTATCGCATTCAGTTCTACGACGGTTGGTGGTATCTCGAATGGGCGGCGACGATGGACGTGCCACGCTATGCGATTCAGTTCCTCGACCCCGCGAATATTACGCAGGGGTATCGCCCCGTCCAGGGCTTGTACATGTTTATCCTCTACCGGCTGTTCGGTTTCAACCCTGACGGCTACCACCTCGCACATACCCTTTTGCATTCCGCAAATGCGATCCTGCTATGGCTCGTCGTCACGCGTATCGGCGCGTGCGCGATTGGTTCAGCATGCGCGTTTCGCGTCGGCGTGATCGCGGCGCTGGCGTACGCCGTGTCGCCGGTGATTACGCTTGCGGTATTCTGGCACGCGGTCGTAGACCCTCTTTCCGCATTCTTTTATTTGTTGACCATTCTGCTGTGGGCACGTTACATCAAAACCCGCGCGCCGCGCGACTGGGTGTTCGCGTTCGTCGCGTACCTGTTCGCGCTGTTCAGCAAAGAAGTCGCCGTGTTCCTCGCGCCGATTTTGTTTTTGATCGAGTGGTGGGTGTTCCGGCAAAAGATCAACTTGGCGCAAACCGCGCAGCGTTACGCGCTGTTTCTCATCGTGATTATTCCGTACCTGTTTCTCGTCGTCAGCGTGCAAAGTCACGGCGAGTTTTCGTCCCAGTTCGGTTTCAAGATCGGACCGCACATGCTCGCGAATCTGGTGCCGTACCTTGCCGTGCTCACGTTGCCGTGGACCGACGCAATGCCAACCGAGCGGTTTTATTTCGCGTGGCTCGCGCTCATCGTCGTCGCGTACCTGAGTGTCGCGCTCTACAAGCGTAGTTGGGTGGGGTTGCTCATCGGACTCGTCGCGCTGTTGAACATTTCGCCGCTCACCGGTTTTCCACTCGACTATTTCAACACGCGCTATCTCTACCTTTCACTCATGTCCACGGCGATCATCGCCGCGCTCGCGTTCGATTCAATCGCGCGGCGATTCGTTCCGCGCCGCGCCTTCACGATGATCGCGGCGCTCGTCGTCGCGGGAGTCGTTCTGGCGAGCAGCGCGCGCGTCGCCGATGCCGCCGCGACGCTCGCCGAGTACACGCGCCAGGTGCGCGTCCCCTTCCGCGATATTTCGCGCACGCACCCGACATTTCCGGATGATACGTATCTCTACTTTATCTATTCGCCGATGACAACAGTCTGGGATTTCAAGGGATTGTTTTTTGTGCGCTACGGCAAACATGTCCAGGTCGAGGCGACCGATTCCGGCGCACTGCCCGAACTGCACGCGCACGCTCAATCGTACATCTATTATTTTGATGCCGATGGCAAACCGATCGAATTGCCGGTCGAGAAAAATATCGCGACGCGTGTCGCGCCTACCTTGCCCGCGCAATTCGGAGACACGATAACCCTGGATAGTTTGGATGTATCGGGTGTGACACTCGCGCGCGGTAGCGCCCTCGTCGTGTTTCTGAATTGGCGCGCGACCGCGCGCGTAGACACCGACTATACGGTGTTTGCGAATCTCGTCAACGCGCAAGGCGAACTCGTCGCCGCGAGCGATGCGCCGCCTCGACGCGGCGAAATGCCCACGTCAACGTGGACGCCACATCGCCCGGTCGTGGATGTCGTCGTGATGCCGATTGACGCGCGCGCGCCAACTGGTATAAACTATCGCCTCGAGTTAGGATTGTACGATGCCGCGACGACCAAGCGCGTGCCCATTGTTGACGCGCACGGCGCGACGCTCGCGGACAAAGTCGTGATCGAATCGTTCAGCATCGCGCCGTGA